Proteins encoded in a region of the Pseudomonas shahriarae genome:
- the ppnN gene encoding nucleotide 5'-monophosphate nucleosidase PpnN produces the protein MPQRQVINASVSPKGSLETLSQREVQQLSEAGSGSIYTLFRQCALAILNTGAHIDNAKTILDAYKDFEVRIHQQDRGVRLELLNAPADAFVDGEMIASTREMLFSALRDIVYTENELDSQRIDLSTSQGITDYVFHLLRNARTLRPGVEPKIVVCWGGHSINTEEYKYTKKVGHELGLRSLDVCTGCGPGVMKGPMKGATISHAKQRITGGRYLGLTEPGIIAAEAPNPIVNELVILPDIEKRLEAFVRVGHGIIIFPGGAGTAEEFLYLLGILMHPDNRDVPFPVILTGPKQAAPYLQQLHAFVGATLGEAAQAHYQIIIDDPAEVARQMTAGLKDVKQFRRERNDAFHFNWLLKIDEGFQRPFDPTHANMASLQLNHALPPHELAANLRRAFSGIVAGNVKDKGIRMIEQNGPYEIHGDPTIMKPLDELLKAFVEQHRMKLPGGAAYVPCYRVVQ, from the coding sequence ATGCCTCAACGCCAAGTCATCAATGCCTCCGTCAGCCCCAAGGGCAGTCTCGAAACGCTGTCACAACGTGAAGTCCAGCAACTGAGCGAAGCCGGCTCCGGCAGCATCTATACGCTTTTCCGCCAGTGCGCCCTGGCCATCCTCAATACCGGCGCCCATATCGACAACGCCAAGACCATCCTCGACGCCTACAAGGACTTCGAAGTCCGCATCCATCAACAGGATCGCGGCGTGCGCCTGGAGCTGTTGAACGCGCCAGCCGACGCGTTCGTAGATGGCGAAATGATCGCCAGCACCCGGGAAATGCTGTTCAGCGCCCTGCGCGACATTGTCTACACCGAAAACGAACTCGATAGCCAACGCATCGACCTGAGCACCTCCCAGGGCATCACCGACTACGTGTTCCACCTGTTGCGCAACGCGCGTACCTTGCGCCCGGGTGTCGAGCCGAAGATCGTGGTGTGCTGGGGCGGGCACTCGATCAATACCGAAGAATACAAATACACCAAGAAAGTCGGGCACGAACTGGGCCTGCGCAGCCTCGACGTGTGCACCGGTTGCGGCCCGGGCGTGATGAAAGGCCCGATGAAGGGCGCGACCATTTCCCACGCCAAGCAACGCATCACCGGCGGGCGCTACCTGGGCCTCACCGAGCCGGGCATCATCGCCGCCGAAGCGCCAAACCCGATCGTCAACGAACTGGTGATCCTGCCGGATATCGAAAAACGCCTGGAAGCCTTCGTGCGTGTCGGGCACGGCATCATCATCTTCCCCGGCGGCGCCGGTACGGCTGAAGAGTTCCTGTACCTGCTGGGCATCCTGATGCACCCGGACAACCGGGACGTGCCCTTCCCGGTCATCCTCACCGGGCCCAAACAGGCAGCGCCGTACCTGCAACAGCTGCATGCGTTTGTCGGCGCGACCCTGGGGGAAGCGGCCCAGGCCCACTACCAGATCATTATTGATGACCCCGCCGAAGTCGCCCGGCAGATGACCGCGGGCCTGAAGGACGTCAAACAGTTCCGCCGCGAGCGCAACGACGCCTTCCACTTCAACTGGCTGCTGAAGATCGACGAAGGCTTCCAGCGTCCGTTCGACCCGACCCATGCCAACATGGCCAGCCTGCAGTTGAACCATGCCCTGCCGCCCCATGAACTGGCGGCCAACCTGCGCCGGGCGTTCTCGGGGATCGTGGCGGGTAACGTCAAGGACAAGGGCATCCGCATGATCGAACAGAACGGCCCGTACGAGATCCACGGCGACCCGACCATCATGAAGCCGCTGGATGAGCTGTTGAAGGCGTTTGTGGAGCAACACCGGATGAAACTGCCTGGCGGCGCGGCGTATGTGCCGTGCTATCGCGTGGTGCAATAA
- a CDS encoding AbrB/MazE/SpoVT family DNA-binding domain-containing protein — MEIFIMATATLTSKGQITIPVQVRSALGLDTGDRVEFVEMEDGKFAIIAANHSIQDLKGLIRKPAKAASIEQMNQAIAAQGAKAG; from the coding sequence ATGGAGATCTTCATTATGGCCACCGCCACACTCACCTCAAAAGGGCAAATCACCATCCCCGTTCAAGTCCGCAGCGCGTTGGGCCTGGACACCGGAGACCGGGTGGAGTTTGTCGAAATGGAAGATGGCAAGTTTGCCATTATCGCTGCCAACCACAGCATCCAGGACCTCAAGGGCCTGATCCGCAAGCCCGCCAAGGCCGCCAGCATTGAACAAATGAACCAGGCCATCGCCGCGCAGGGAGCGAAAGCGGGATGA
- a CDS encoding PIN domain-containing protein, producing the protein MIGLDTNVLVRYVTQDDPVQSAKASNLIESLTVVSPGFVSLVSVVELVWVLQSCYQCTKTQLVAVLETLLRTRELIIEDAELIWQAVRRFTTTKADFADCLIERCAHAAGCEYTATFDIDAAKAVGMRRLG; encoded by the coding sequence ATGATTGGCCTGGATACCAATGTGCTGGTGCGCTATGTCACTCAGGACGATCCGGTTCAATCGGCCAAGGCCTCGAACCTGATCGAATCCCTGACCGTTGTTTCACCGGGCTTCGTCAGCCTGGTCTCGGTCGTGGAGCTGGTATGGGTATTACAGAGCTGCTACCAATGCACCAAGACGCAACTGGTGGCGGTTCTGGAAACCCTGCTGCGCACCCGTGAACTGATCATCGAAGATGCCGAACTCATCTGGCAGGCCGTGCGCCGATTTACCACGACCAAGGCTGACTTCGCCGACTGTTTGATCGAACGCTGTGCCCACGCTGCCGGGTGCGAATACACCGCCACCTTTGATATCGATGCCGCGAAAGCCGTCGGCATGCGTCGCCTGGGCTGA
- a CDS encoding DMT family transporter, whose protein sequence is MSPKSTTLGTLKLLLLQIVFVLSWSSGFIGAKMGAEDAGAFNLLFWRFLLVSVCLALFLNIALLKVSWEQIRHHAVIGFLSQFLYLSCVYVAIQNGLPPGIAAIIAALQPLMTAALSSGSTTERSGAWQWLGLLVGFCGVSIVIAGQYRNSAAELGLGMYLLPLVSALGLTMATLYERRSTLRQTHRSPLSLSLFIQSLITLMGFTAAVLYTDTFSIPRDSAVLVSIVWLTVFSTFVAYLSLWMLLRVMTATHVAALVYLEPPVTLVWAAVMFGDVIYTSTYVGIAVVVVGLILVRLKRQAMVRAS, encoded by the coding sequence ATGTCGCCTAAGAGCACGACTTTGGGAACGCTGAAGTTACTGTTATTGCAGATAGTGTTTGTCTTGTCCTGGAGCTCCGGTTTTATTGGAGCGAAGATGGGGGCCGAGGATGCGGGAGCGTTCAACTTGCTGTTCTGGCGTTTTTTGCTGGTCTCAGTCTGTCTGGCGCTGTTTTTGAATATCGCGCTGCTGAAGGTTTCCTGGGAGCAAATTCGCCACCATGCGGTGATCGGTTTTTTGTCGCAGTTTCTCTATTTGAGTTGTGTCTATGTGGCGATCCAAAATGGTTTGCCGCCAGGTATTGCGGCGATCATCGCTGCGCTTCAGCCGCTGATGACCGCTGCACTTTCATCGGGCAGTACGACAGAGCGCAGCGGAGCGTGGCAATGGCTGGGTTTGCTGGTTGGTTTTTGCGGGGTGTCGATTGTGATCGCGGGGCAGTACCGCAATAGTGCTGCCGAGCTCGGACTGGGTATGTATTTACTGCCGCTTGTCTCTGCACTGGGGCTGACGATGGCGACGTTATATGAACGGCGCTCAACGCTTAGACAAACTCATCGCAGCCCCTTGAGCCTGTCACTGTTTATCCAGTCGCTGATTACCTTGATGGGCTTCACTGCGGCCGTGCTCTACACCGATACGTTCAGCATTCCCCGGGACAGCGCCGTACTGGTCTCGATCGTTTGGCTGACGGTGTTTTCTACGTTTGTCGCGTATCTGAGCCTCTGGATGTTGTTACGGGTCATGACCGCTACCCACGTCGCAGCGCTGGTGTATCTGGAACCCCCCGTGACGTTGGTCTGGGCGGCAGTCATGTTTGGCGATGTGATTTATACGTCGACGTATGTGGGAATTGCGGTGGTGGTGGTTGGGCTGATTCTGGTCCGTTTGAAGAGGCAGGCGATGGTGCGTGCGTCGTAA
- a CDS encoding 2OG-Fe(II) oxygenase, with translation MRRDGDLPVFVQGAGRLKLALQASLSPASLRCKHPGALLDTFKHWSDSYLRNSVPAFGHRQSLAELGYVNSPLGVASAEQLTAVAQVAGLFTEEGVTQLRRACYQLEAGSTTSDWIISNRTRAATESSTLIREMMGSRAFLLAVSQIAGVPLVPHPFLRARSQVNYFYPRQAPEDKAQIGMWHTDGTSFVLNILLSDPGEYEGGEFVFFDQRNELFDVSNLDGHVCTSVVRASGDAVYLYGSRVFHGVRPVTAGRRMSLVLSFHCPYSSVDVNKFWHLASDDGVLRTIRPWFQLRRDLALPADEQYRRLGIEPITFTELAISRGNNDVA, from the coding sequence ATGAGACGAGACGGTGACCTTCCGGTATTTGTACAGGGAGCAGGACGGCTGAAACTGGCGTTGCAGGCGTCGCTTTCTCCAGCATCGTTACGATGCAAGCATCCAGGGGCATTGCTCGATACCTTTAAGCATTGGAGTGACAGCTACTTACGCAACAGTGTTCCAGCATTCGGGCATCGCCAAAGTCTTGCCGAGCTTGGTTATGTGAACTCGCCGTTGGGCGTCGCTTCGGCTGAGCAACTAACAGCCGTGGCACAGGTTGCGGGACTATTCACCGAAGAGGGCGTCACGCAACTACGTCGAGCTTGTTATCAGTTGGAGGCGGGCTCTACCACCAGCGACTGGATTATTTCCAATCGCACCCGCGCCGCCACTGAGTCCTCGACCCTTATTCGGGAGATGATGGGTAGTCGCGCTTTTTTGTTGGCGGTGTCGCAGATTGCAGGTGTCCCTTTGGTGCCCCACCCATTTTTACGGGCGCGTTCACAGGTCAACTATTTCTACCCGCGCCAGGCCCCTGAGGATAAAGCCCAGATTGGCATGTGGCATACCGACGGCACCAGTTTCGTGTTGAATATCCTGCTATCGGACCCTGGTGAGTATGAAGGTGGAGAGTTCGTTTTTTTTGACCAGCGGAACGAGCTTTTTGATGTGAGTAACCTGGATGGACACGTATGTACCAGCGTAGTCAGGGCCAGTGGCGATGCGGTCTACCTTTACGGTAGCCGTGTGTTTCATGGTGTTCGCCCGGTCACGGCCGGCAGGCGTATGTCGTTGGTCCTTTCATTTCATTGTCCTTACAGCTCAGTCGATGTGAACAAGTTCTGGCACCTGGCATCCGACGACGGTGTACTGAGGACTATCCGGCCATGGTTCCAGCTTAGGCGCGACTTGGCATTGCCCGCTGACGAGCAATACCGTCGACTGGGCATTGAGCCTATTACCTTTACCGAACTGGCGATATCCAGGGGTAATAATGATGTCGCCTAA
- a CDS encoding LysR family transcriptional regulator produces MNKQLNIDLLRTFHAVARFRRFNEAANHVHRSASTVTTQIHKLEQLVGQRLFSRNNQGVELTMYGKKLLSETTDFLKSHDRLLASLTPQRMQGKIRLGLPDSYAPAFMRDFLPLLIADNPLLELEVEARSSGELFTMFSREQIDLALIVSSQPLEQGERLGTIQPVWVVAENFQRSEQAPLPIAVQLTGCPYRASALQALKEHGVYYRVLLESASSTAVEAAIMCGLAVGMIEEERMTTGLTKLIPGIQLPGLPPHQLYLLSDSANHLALHLHEQIKKGFSIRPF; encoded by the coding sequence ATGAACAAACAACTGAACATCGACCTTCTACGCACCTTTCATGCGGTTGCCCGCTTTCGGCGTTTCAATGAAGCAGCCAACCATGTCCATCGCAGTGCATCGACTGTCACCACTCAAATCCACAAGCTGGAGCAACTGGTGGGTCAACGGTTGTTCAGCCGCAACAACCAGGGCGTCGAACTCACGATGTATGGCAAGAAGTTGCTGAGTGAAACCACTGACTTTCTGAAAAGCCATGACCGCCTGCTCGCATCACTCACGCCACAACGCATGCAGGGCAAAATCCGCCTGGGCTTGCCTGACTCATACGCTCCGGCATTTATGCGTGACTTCCTACCGTTGCTGATTGCAGACAATCCGCTGCTTGAACTGGAGGTGGAAGCCAGGTCCAGTGGTGAGCTGTTCACAATGTTCAGTCGCGAACAAATTGACTTGGCACTGATTGTCAGCTCACAACCGCTGGAACAGGGTGAACGTCTCGGCACGATCCAACCCGTCTGGGTAGTTGCCGAGAATTTCCAGAGATCCGAGCAGGCACCGCTGCCCATTGCAGTGCAGCTGACCGGGTGCCCATACCGGGCATCGGCCTTACAGGCCCTGAAAGAGCATGGGGTTTATTACCGAGTCCTGCTGGAGAGTGCCAGCTCGACGGCTGTGGAGGCGGCCATCATGTGTGGGCTGGCGGTCGGGATGATTGAGGAGGAGCGCATGACCACCGGGCTGACCAAACTCATCCCCGGAATACAGTTACCTGGGCTGCCGCCGCATCAGCTTTATTTACTTTCTGATAGCGCTAATCATCTGGCATTGCACCTACATGAGCAGATCAAAAAAGGGTTCAGTATTCGGCCCTTTTGA
- the mqo gene encoding malate dehydrogenase (quinone): MFKKVNTALLGLALSIGITSVQAEEAKKVDVLLIGGGIMSATLGVWLNELQPDWSMEMVERLDGVAEESSNGWNNAGTGHSALAELNYTPENKDGTVEIPKAVEINEAFQISRQFWSWQVQQGVLKNPRSFINSTPHMSFVWGDDNIKFLKKRYEALQASPLFAGMEYSEDPVQIKKWVPLMMEGRDPNQKIAATWSPIGTDVNFGEITRQFVAHLQTTPKFDLKLSSEVQDITKNADGSWRVSYKNLKDGTKTETDAKFVFIGAGGGALHLLQKSGIPEAKEYAGFPVGGSFLVTENPTIAEQHLAKAYGKASVGAPPMSVPHLDTRVLDGKRVILFGPFATFSTKFLKEGSYLDLLTSTTTHNIWPMTKVGIREYPLVEYLAGQLMQSDDDRFKALQEYFPNAKKEDWRLWQAGQRVQIIKRDEELGGVLKLGTEVVSSADNTIAGLLGASPGASTAAPIMLTVLEKVFKDKVATPAWQEKLKQIVPSYGTKLNGSPERVAQEWAYTANVLQLTPPPAMPQMAAPQATEAAKPAAEPSKPAADIAL, encoded by the coding sequence ATGTTTAAAAAAGTGAACACTGCCCTGCTGGGGCTGGCTTTGTCGATAGGGATTACTTCCGTCCAGGCGGAAGAGGCAAAGAAAGTTGATGTGCTATTGATCGGCGGCGGCATCATGAGCGCGACCCTGGGTGTGTGGCTCAATGAGCTGCAGCCGGATTGGTCGATGGAGATGGTTGAGCGCCTGGACGGTGTCGCCGAAGAAAGCTCCAACGGTTGGAACAATGCCGGTACCGGTCACTCGGCCCTGGCTGAGCTGAACTACACCCCGGAAAACAAGGACGGCACCGTTGAGATCCCGAAAGCGGTCGAGATCAACGAAGCGTTCCAGATCTCCCGCCAGTTCTGGTCGTGGCAGGTTCAGCAAGGCGTTCTGAAGAACCCGCGCTCGTTCATCAACTCCACTCCGCACATGAGCTTTGTGTGGGGCGATGACAACATCAAGTTCCTGAAAAAGCGTTACGAAGCGCTGCAGGCGAGCCCGCTGTTTGCTGGCATGGAATACTCCGAAGATCCGGTACAGATCAAGAAGTGGGTTCCGCTGATGATGGAAGGGCGTGACCCGAACCAGAAAATCGCTGCGACCTGGTCTCCGATCGGCACTGACGTGAACTTCGGCGAAATTACCCGCCAGTTCGTCGCTCACTTGCAGACCACGCCCAAGTTCGACCTGAAACTGTCGAGCGAAGTGCAGGACATCACCAAGAACGCCGACGGTTCGTGGCGCGTCAGCTACAAAAACCTGAAAGACGGTACCAAGACCGAGACCGACGCCAAGTTCGTGTTTATCGGCGCGGGCGGCGGTGCCCTGCACCTGCTGCAAAAGTCGGGCATTCCTGAAGCCAAGGAATACGCCGGCTTCCCGGTGGGTGGTTCGTTCCTGGTGACCGAGAACCCAACGATTGCCGAGCAGCACCTGGCCAAGGCCTACGGCAAGGCATCGGTCGGCGCGCCACCGATGTCGGTTCCGCACCTGGACACTCGCGTGCTGGATGGCAAGCGCGTGATCCTGTTTGGCCCATTCGCGACCTTCTCCACCAAGTTCCTCAAAGAAGGCTCGTACCTGGACCTGCTGACCAGCACCACCACCCACAACATCTGGCCAATGACCAAAGTCGGTATTCGTGAATACCCACTGGTCGAGTACCTCGCCGGCCAGCTGATGCAGTCGGATGACGACCGCTTCAAGGCGCTGCAAGAGTACTTCCCGAACGCCAAGAAAGAAGACTGGCGCCTGTGGCAAGCCGGTCAGCGTGTGCAGATCATCAAGCGTGATGAAGAGTTGGGCGGCGTCCTGAAACTCGGTACCGAAGTGGTCAGCTCCGCCGACAACACCATCGCCGGCCTGTTGGGTGCGTCGCCAGGTGCGTCCACCGCAGCGCCGATCATGCTGACGGTGCTGGAAAAAGTGTTCAAGGACAAGGTTGCTACCCCGGCCTGGCAGGAGAAGCTGAAGCAGATCGTGCCGAGCTATGGCACCAAGCTGAACGGCAGCCCTGAGCGCGTTGCGCAAGAATGGGCCTACACCGCCAACGTGTTGCAACTGACGCCTCCGCCAGCCATGCCGCAAATGGCTGCTCCACAGGCGACCGAGGCTGCCAAGCCTGCGGCCGAGCCGAGCAAGCCGGCGGCTGACATTGCGCTGTAA
- a CDS encoding cytochrome b, with protein MTQTKSYTATAKWLHWGMALIWIAAWLVGIVAVHWRDEFNPQHQLTFLHKAMASTLLLLIVLRIAWRLTHAAPAMPDTMTPRLKRAAFIGHLLLYIVALLGLPISGWYWSSVADKPILVAGLFLLPPLVEPDKSIYDLAKAIHTYSAWLCGALVGGHVMVALKHHFIDKDKVLAGMMPGRVE; from the coding sequence ATGACACAGACAAAAAGCTATACGGCCACGGCAAAATGGCTGCACTGGGGCATGGCACTCATCTGGATTGCCGCCTGGCTGGTGGGAATTGTCGCCGTTCACTGGCGCGATGAATTCAACCCGCAGCATCAACTCACGTTTTTACACAAGGCGATGGCTAGCACCCTGCTATTGCTTATCGTCCTGCGCATCGCCTGGCGCCTGACCCATGCAGCACCGGCGATGCCCGATACGATGACACCACGGCTCAAGCGTGCAGCGTTTATTGGCCACCTGTTGCTGTACATCGTGGCACTGCTCGGATTGCCGATATCCGGGTGGTACTGGAGCTCGGTGGCTGACAAACCCATTCTGGTTGCGGGCCTATTCCTGCTGCCACCGCTGGTGGAGCCGGATAAAAGCATCTATGACCTGGCAAAAGCGATTCACACCTACAGCGCGTGGTTATGCGGCGCTCTGGTAGGTGGGCATGTGATGGTGGCGCTGAAGCATCATTTTATTGATAAGGACAAGGTACTGGCGGGGATGATGCCGGGGCGCGTCGAGTGA
- the gltS gene encoding sodium/glutamate symporter: MLTFELDALSTLALALLLLGLGAQLKKRSYWLRHLCVPAPVIGGFGFALVIWLLRDQQLLNLTLDTSLQTPLMVAFFTTVGLGGSLGLLRKGGKLLFIYLGACWGLALVQNVVGASVAKLLGIDPLLGIMAGAVSLEGGFGAAAAFGPIAENLGAVGATTAALAAATFGMVAGGLLGSPLARWLIERNKLVVKAEAVGSLKAFEEVVHTPPPALDAATLLRLLTCIVVIMVLGFWLGSSLQQHLGIVLPSYVGAMFVAIILRNLNDRAQVIEMPDQAVSTIGDVCLGMFLTMAMMSLKFWELEKLGLPLLVILVVQVVIMILLCVFVLFRLFGRNYDAAVLCAGFMGHGLGATPNAVANMGAICDHYKVFSYKAFIIVPLCGAVLIDIVAIPMITWFINAYS, from the coding sequence ATGCTGACATTCGAACTGGATGCGCTGAGCACCCTTGCTCTCGCGCTGCTCCTGCTGGGCCTGGGTGCCCAACTGAAAAAACGTAGCTACTGGCTGCGTCACCTGTGTGTACCTGCACCGGTGATTGGTGGTTTTGGTTTTGCCTTGGTGATCTGGCTGTTACGTGATCAACAACTGCTCAACCTGACCCTCGACACCAGCCTGCAAACCCCGCTGATGGTGGCGTTTTTCACCACTGTCGGTTTGGGGGGTAGCCTGGGTTTGCTGCGCAAGGGGGGCAAATTGCTGTTTATCTACCTGGGTGCGTGCTGGGGCCTGGCGCTGGTGCAAAACGTGGTGGGTGCCAGTGTTGCCAAGCTGCTGGGCATCGATCCGTTGCTGGGCATCATGGCCGGCGCGGTGTCACTGGAAGGCGGTTTTGGTGCGGCGGCAGCTTTCGGGCCGATTGCTGAAAACCTCGGTGCGGTCGGTGCGACCACTGCAGCGCTGGCAGCTGCAACTTTTGGCATGGTGGCAGGCGGCTTGCTGGGTAGCCCGCTGGCGCGCTGGTTGATCGAGCGCAACAAACTCGTGGTCAAGGCCGAAGCCGTTGGTAGCCTCAAGGCGTTCGAAGAAGTGGTCCATACCCCGCCGCCCGCGCTGGATGCTGCCACCTTGTTGCGCTTGTTGACCTGCATTGTGGTGATCATGGTGCTGGGATTCTGGCTGGGCTCCAGCTTGCAACAGCATCTGGGTATCGTGCTGCCGAGCTATGTGGGCGCCATGTTCGTCGCGATCATCCTGCGCAACCTCAATGACCGTGCTCAGGTTATCGAGATGCCCGACCAGGCCGTCAGCACCATCGGCGATGTGTGCCTGGGCATGTTCCTGACCATGGCAATGATGAGTCTGAAGTTTTGGGAGCTGGAGAAGCTCGGCTTGCCGCTGCTGGTGATTCTGGTGGTGCAGGTGGTGATCATGATTTTGCTGTGCGTGTTCGTCCTGTTCCGCCTGTTTGGCCGCAACTACGACGCGGCAGTCTTGTGCGCGGGCTTCATGGGGCATGGGCTGGGCGCGACGCCCAATGCAGTGGCCAACATGGGCGCCATTTGTGACCATTACAAAGTGTTCTCGTACAAAGCCTTCATCATCGTGCCGCTGTGCGGTGCCGTGCTGATCGACATTGTGGCTATCCCGATGATCACCTGGTTTATCAACGCATACAGTTGA
- the hutG gene encoding formimidoylglutamase → MTAVSDIPLWTGRIDAGEGQAALRWHQWVKPFCEGQSAGAALIGLACDEGVRRNQGRTGARLGPSALRKALANQAWHGRAPLYDAGDVSCTDSNLEGAQQIYAHHVSYLLNQGHLPLGLGGGHEIAFASFSGLADHLRQATPHARIGVLNFDAHFDLRHGEQSSSGTPFRQIAEYCQRARMPFTYCCLGVSQLNNTQALFEQAQRLNVRYRLDRQMNSWDIPACEAMIDEFLQDVDHLYLTICLDVLPASQAPGVSAPSAHGVDMQIVEHLIRHAKASGKLRMADIAELNPGLDIDNRTARIGARLLASLID, encoded by the coding sequence ATGACTGCTGTTTCTGACATACCCCTGTGGACAGGTCGTATCGACGCTGGCGAAGGGCAGGCTGCGCTGCGCTGGCATCAATGGGTCAAGCCCTTCTGCGAGGGTCAGTCTGCGGGTGCCGCACTGATTGGGCTGGCCTGTGATGAAGGAGTCAGACGGAATCAAGGACGCACCGGCGCCCGTCTTGGCCCGTCAGCACTGCGCAAGGCGCTGGCCAACCAGGCGTGGCACGGCCGGGCGCCGCTGTATGACGCGGGCGATGTGAGTTGCACCGACAGCAACCTCGAAGGCGCGCAGCAGATTTACGCTCACCACGTCAGCTATCTGCTCAACCAGGGGCATTTGCCGTTGGGGTTGGGTGGCGGCCATGAAATCGCCTTTGCCAGCTTTAGCGGCCTGGCCGATCACCTGCGCCAGGCCACCCCGCATGCGCGGATCGGCGTTCTCAACTTTGATGCCCACTTCGATCTGCGCCATGGGGAACAAAGCAGTTCGGGTACCCCTTTCCGCCAGATAGCCGAGTACTGCCAGCGTGCACGGATGCCGTTCACCTATTGCTGCCTGGGTGTCAGCCAGTTGAACAACACCCAGGCGCTGTTTGAGCAGGCGCAGCGACTGAATGTGCGTTACCGCCTCGACCGGCAAATGAACAGCTGGGACATACCCGCCTGCGAAGCGATGATCGATGAGTTCTTGCAAGACGTCGATCACCTCTACCTGACCATCTGCCTTGATGTCCTGCCCGCCAGCCAGGCGCCCGGTGTCAGTGCGCCGTCTGCCCATGGCGTGGACATGCAGATCGTCGAGCATCTGATACGCCATGCCAAGGCCAGCGGCAAATTGCGCATGGCCGATATCGCCGAACTCAACCCCGGCCTGGATATCGACAATCGAACCGCCCGCATTGGTGCGCGTCTGCTTGCCAGCCTGATCGATTAA
- a CDS encoding IclR family transcriptional regulator — translation MNYNTPTDRLLQILVTLGQSSEAISAKELSEQLAQPLSSTYRHLKTLLRWGLAEENGQGRYLPGPTCLQLAKKFDREAVLVTLAKPELKRLAEQSQESVALMVPSNGQAICIELVDSPQPLRCCYQKGLAQPLLVGASARVLLAYMDEAQSLSALLAQGVESEEVATYQRSFADIRAAGYAVSVSEIDDGIWGISAPLLDSRNRLQGAISLMAPASRAHTRSERLIRWTQDAALRLSARLD, via the coding sequence ATGAACTACAACACGCCCACTGATCGCTTGCTGCAAATCCTCGTCACTCTGGGGCAATCCAGCGAGGCGATCTCCGCCAAAGAACTGTCCGAGCAACTGGCACAGCCGCTCAGCAGCACTTATCGCCATCTCAAGACCTTACTGCGCTGGGGGCTTGCCGAAGAGAACGGTCAGGGTCGCTATTTGCCAGGGCCAACCTGTTTGCAACTGGCCAAGAAATTCGACCGCGAAGCCGTGCTGGTGACCCTCGCCAAGCCGGAACTCAAGCGCCTGGCCGAGCAAAGCCAGGAAAGCGTGGCGTTAATGGTGCCCAGCAATGGCCAGGCGATTTGCATCGAGCTGGTCGATAGCCCACAACCGCTGCGTTGCTGCTACCAAAAAGGGCTGGCCCAGCCGCTGTTGGTCGGTGCATCGGCGAGAGTGCTGTTGGCCTATATGGATGAGGCGCAAAGCCTGTCGGCTCTGTTGGCGCAAGGCGTCGAAAGCGAGGAAGTCGCCACGTACCAGCGCAGTTTTGCCGATATCCGCGCTGCCGGTTATGCCGTGAGTGTGAGTGAAATCGACGACGGCATTTGGGGTATCAGCGCGCCGTTGCTTGACAGCCGCAATCGCCTGCAAGGCGCCATCAGCCTCATGGCTCCTGCCTCCCGGGCGCACACCCGCAGTGAACGCCTGATCCGCTGGACCCAGGACGCGGCCCTGCGCCTGAGTGCTCGGCTCGACTGA